One Euphorbia lathyris chromosome 1, ddEupLath1.1, whole genome shotgun sequence DNA segment encodes these proteins:
- the LOC136224829 gene encoding probable receptor-like protein kinase At5g24010 isoform X2: MEAKKLHFHFLILLSLFSSSISFNPIDNYLLNCGSDTNTSLYNRVFVADSSRPGWLVFSADRSISLAQQNPPSNTSSLYHTARVFTTALSYKFNNIKTNGTHLEMNRDNAALGAKFNVTWDFPVDTKGVRHFVRMHFCDIISSSLNQLYFNVYINDYSAYKDLDISVLTFHVLSSPVYVDFVADSDDLGVIRVSVGPSVISNPSKINAILNGVEIMRIVNSPSLERRSKSSRTWIVLGSILGCVLLLSLALIAVLLLCKCKKRKPKTRRSESAGWTPLRVYGGSSRSRTSELTVNASPGTNAHQSLRIPFADIQFATNNFDENLIIGSGGFGMVYKGVLKDNTKIAVKRGVPGSRQGLPEFQTEIAILSRIRHRHLVSLIGYCEEQSEMLLVYEYMERGPLKNHLYGSGYPPLSWKQRLEICINAARGIHYLHTGSTQGIIHRDIKSTNILLDQNYVAKVADFGLSRSGPCLDETHVSTGVKGSFGYLDPEYFRRQQLTDKSDVYSFGVVLFEVLCARPAIDPLLGREQVNLAEWAMQWQKKGFLSKIIDPHLVGQINKSSLKKYGETAEKCLADYGVDRPSMGDVLWNLEYVLQLQDSGQSSEPRDDNNANEQDLTSPSMAPQGASSNNETERDYGDAASDITTNKVFSQLMNNEGR, translated from the exons ATGGAAGCCAAAAAACTTCACTTCCATTTTCTAATTTTgctctctctcttttcttcaTCAATCTCTTTCAATCCAATAGACAATTACCTTCTCAATTGTGGCTCAGATACCAATACTTCGCTCTATAATCGAGTTTTTGTGGCTGATTCATCTAGACCCGGTTGGCTTGTTTTCTCAGCAGACCGGTCTATTTCACTTGCCCAACAAAACCCGCCTTCAAATACGTCTTCTTTGTACCATACTGCGAGAGTTTTCACTACTGCTTTGAGCTACAAGTTCAACAACATTAAGACGAATGGAACCCACTTG GAGATGAATAGGGATAATGCAGCTTTGGGTGCAAAATTCAACGTTACTTGGGATTTTCCTGTGGACACGAAAGGTGTTCGACATTTTGTTCGAATGCATTTTTGTGATATTATTAGTAGTTCGCTTAACCAGTTGTACTTCAATGTGTACATAAATGATTACTCTGCTTATAAGGATCTTGATATATCAGTGCTCACATTCCACGTGCTTTCATCTCCGGTGTATGTAGATTTCGTTGCAGATTCTGATGATTTGGGGGTTATCAGAGTTAGTGTTGGACCCTCGGTTATCAGCAATCCCTCGAAAATCAATGCTATATTGAATGGCGTCGAGATAATGAGGATTGTAAATTCGCCTAGTTTAGAAAGAAGATCGAAGAGTAGTCGTACTTGGATTGTGTTGGGTTCAATTCTTGGATGTGTTTTGTTACTGTCTTTAGCTTTAATTGCAGTTCTgcttttatgcaaatgcaagaAGAGGAAGCCGAAAACAAGACGTTCAGAAAGTGCAGGTTGGACACCTTTGCGTGTATATGGAGGAAGTTCTCGTAGTAGAACGTCCGAATTAACAGTCAACGCATCGCCTGGAACAAATGCACACCAGAGTCTGAGGATCCCCTTTGCTGACATTCAATTTGCCACTAACAATTTCGACGAAAATCTGATCATTGGTTCGGGTGGTTTTGGTATGGTTTACAAAGGGGTACTGAAAGACAATACTAAGATTGCTGTAAAGAGGGGTGTGCCTGGATCTAGGCAGGGACTTCCAGAATTCCAGACTGAAATAGCAATTCTGTCCAGGATTCGTCACCGTCATCTTGTTTCACTTATCGGGTATTGCGAGGAGCAGTCAGAAATGTTACTGGTTTACGAGTACATGGAACGAGGGCCATTGAAGAATCATTTATATGGTTCAGGATATCCGCCTTTGTCGTGGAAACAGAGGCTTGAAATTTGCATTAATGCAGCAAGAGGAATTCACTATCTGCACACAGGTTCAACGCAAGGCATCATCCATCGCGACATTAAGTCCACAAATATCTTGCTAGACCAAAATTACGTAGCCAAGGTTGCTGATTTTGGTCTCTCAAGATCCGGTCCATGCCTCGATGAGACTCATGTAAGCACGGGCGTCAAAGGTAGTTTCGGGTACCTTGATCCGGAATATTTCCGCAGACAACAGCTTACCGATAAATCAGATGTTTATTCATTTGGAGTTGTGCTTTTTGAAGTTCTTTGTGCTAGACCTGCAATTGATCCATTACTTGGCAGGGAGCAAGTAAATTTAGCTGAATGGGCAATGCAATGGCAGAAAAAGGGCTTCCTATCGAAAATTATCGATCCGCATCTTGTCGGACAGATAAACAAAAGTTCTTTGAAGAAGTACGGCGAAACAGCAGAGAAATGTTTGGCAGACTATGGTGTTGATAGGCCTAGTATGGGTGATGTGTTGTGGAACTTAGAATATGTACTTCAGCTTCAGGATTCCGGACAATCAAGCGAGCCACGAGATGATAACAATGCAAACGAACAGGATCTAACGTCGCCTTCAATGGCTCCCCAAGGCGCATCAAGCAACAACGAAACCGAGAGAGATTACGGTGATGCTGCTTCAGACATTACAACCAACAAAGTCTTTTCCCAGTTGATGAACAATGAAGGAAGATAG
- the LOC136224829 gene encoding probable receptor-like protein kinase At5g24010 isoform X1, producing MEAKKLHFHFLILLSLFSSSISFNPIDNYLLNCGSDTNTSLYNRVFVADSSRPGWLVFSADRSISLAQQNPPSNTSSLYHTARVFTTALSYKFNNIKTNGTHLVRFHFSPFSAQNFDLSIAKFSVTVNGNKLLGDFSAQNFVVKEYMMKSFGESIEIFLSPVGEPGFGFVNAIEVFSAPKDFIVDYGTRLVAASGIEEYKNLSLDVLETIHRINVGGSKLTPFNDSLWRNWIPDYEFLVLKSAAKRASSSHNPNYESGGASSEIAPDNVYMTAQEMNRDNAALGAKFNVTWDFPVDTKGVRHFVRMHFCDIISSSLNQLYFNVYINDYSAYKDLDISVLTFHVLSSPVYVDFVADSDDLGVIRVSVGPSVISNPSKINAILNGVEIMRIVNSPSLERRSKSSRTWIVLGSILGCVLLLSLALIAVLLLCKCKKRKPKTRRSESAGWTPLRVYGGSSRSRTSELTVNASPGTNAHQSLRIPFADIQFATNNFDENLIIGSGGFGMVYKGVLKDNTKIAVKRGVPGSRQGLPEFQTEIAILSRIRHRHLVSLIGYCEEQSEMLLVYEYMERGPLKNHLYGSGYPPLSWKQRLEICINAARGIHYLHTGSTQGIIHRDIKSTNILLDQNYVAKVADFGLSRSGPCLDETHVSTGVKGSFGYLDPEYFRRQQLTDKSDVYSFGVVLFEVLCARPAIDPLLGREQVNLAEWAMQWQKKGFLSKIIDPHLVGQINKSSLKKYGETAEKCLADYGVDRPSMGDVLWNLEYVLQLQDSGQSSEPRDDNNANEQDLTSPSMAPQGASSNNETERDYGDAASDITTNKVFSQLMNNEGR from the coding sequence ATGGAAGCCAAAAAACTTCACTTCCATTTTCTAATTTTgctctctctcttttcttcaTCAATCTCTTTCAATCCAATAGACAATTACCTTCTCAATTGTGGCTCAGATACCAATACTTCGCTCTATAATCGAGTTTTTGTGGCTGATTCATCTAGACCCGGTTGGCTTGTTTTCTCAGCAGACCGGTCTATTTCACTTGCCCAACAAAACCCGCCTTCAAATACGTCTTCTTTGTACCATACTGCGAGAGTTTTCACTACTGCTTTGAGCTACAAGTTCAACAACATTAAGACGAATGGAACCCACTTGGTACGTTTCCATTTCTCGCCATTTTCAGCTCAAAATTTTGATTTGTCCATTGCGAAATTTAGTGTTACTGTTAATGGAAATAAGTTGTTGGGAGATTTTAGTGCCCAAAATTTTGTGGTTAAAGAGTATATGATGAAATCGTTTGGCGAATCGattgaaatttttttgagtCCAGTGGGTGAACCGGGTTTTGGATTTGTTAATGCAATTGAGGTTTTTTCTGCTCCCAAGGATTTCATTGTTGATTATGGAACTAGGTTAGTTGCTGCTTCTGGAATTGAAGAGTATAAGAATCTTTCATTAGATGTTTTAGAGACAATTCATAGAATTAATGTTGGAGGTTCAAAATTGACACCGTTCAATGATTCTCTGTGGAGAAATTGGATTCCTGATTATGAATTTCTTGTTCTGAAATCTGCGGCTAAACGTGCTTCTTCCTCTCATAATCCTAATTATGAGAGTGGAGGAGCTAGCTCAGAGATTGCGCCTGATAATGTGTATATGACTGCACAGGAGATGAATAGGGATAATGCAGCTTTGGGTGCAAAATTCAACGTTACTTGGGATTTTCCTGTGGACACGAAAGGTGTTCGACATTTTGTTCGAATGCATTTTTGTGATATTATTAGTAGTTCGCTTAACCAGTTGTACTTCAATGTGTACATAAATGATTACTCTGCTTATAAGGATCTTGATATATCAGTGCTCACATTCCACGTGCTTTCATCTCCGGTGTATGTAGATTTCGTTGCAGATTCTGATGATTTGGGGGTTATCAGAGTTAGTGTTGGACCCTCGGTTATCAGCAATCCCTCGAAAATCAATGCTATATTGAATGGCGTCGAGATAATGAGGATTGTAAATTCGCCTAGTTTAGAAAGAAGATCGAAGAGTAGTCGTACTTGGATTGTGTTGGGTTCAATTCTTGGATGTGTTTTGTTACTGTCTTTAGCTTTAATTGCAGTTCTgcttttatgcaaatgcaagaAGAGGAAGCCGAAAACAAGACGTTCAGAAAGTGCAGGTTGGACACCTTTGCGTGTATATGGAGGAAGTTCTCGTAGTAGAACGTCCGAATTAACAGTCAACGCATCGCCTGGAACAAATGCACACCAGAGTCTGAGGATCCCCTTTGCTGACATTCAATTTGCCACTAACAATTTCGACGAAAATCTGATCATTGGTTCGGGTGGTTTTGGTATGGTTTACAAAGGGGTACTGAAAGACAATACTAAGATTGCTGTAAAGAGGGGTGTGCCTGGATCTAGGCAGGGACTTCCAGAATTCCAGACTGAAATAGCAATTCTGTCCAGGATTCGTCACCGTCATCTTGTTTCACTTATCGGGTATTGCGAGGAGCAGTCAGAAATGTTACTGGTTTACGAGTACATGGAACGAGGGCCATTGAAGAATCATTTATATGGTTCAGGATATCCGCCTTTGTCGTGGAAACAGAGGCTTGAAATTTGCATTAATGCAGCAAGAGGAATTCACTATCTGCACACAGGTTCAACGCAAGGCATCATCCATCGCGACATTAAGTCCACAAATATCTTGCTAGACCAAAATTACGTAGCCAAGGTTGCTGATTTTGGTCTCTCAAGATCCGGTCCATGCCTCGATGAGACTCATGTAAGCACGGGCGTCAAAGGTAGTTTCGGGTACCTTGATCCGGAATATTTCCGCAGACAACAGCTTACCGATAAATCAGATGTTTATTCATTTGGAGTTGTGCTTTTTGAAGTTCTTTGTGCTAGACCTGCAATTGATCCATTACTTGGCAGGGAGCAAGTAAATTTAGCTGAATGGGCAATGCAATGGCAGAAAAAGGGCTTCCTATCGAAAATTATCGATCCGCATCTTGTCGGACAGATAAACAAAAGTTCTTTGAAGAAGTACGGCGAAACAGCAGAGAAATGTTTGGCAGACTATGGTGTTGATAGGCCTAGTATGGGTGATGTGTTGTGGAACTTAGAATATGTACTTCAGCTTCAGGATTCCGGACAATCAAGCGAGCCACGAGATGATAACAATGCAAACGAACAGGATCTAACGTCGCCTTCAATGGCTCCCCAAGGCGCATCAAGCAACAACGAAACCGAGAGAGATTACGGTGATGCTGCTTCAGACATTACAACCAACAAAGTCTTTTCCCAGTTGATGAACAATGAAGGAAGATAG
- the LOC136224845 gene encoding uncharacterized protein isoform X2 yields the protein MQEAKLAKDKMHGRLACGRPLVVRLASEKYLEEVAQNSYKAVGEMNKIGIASGATGQMSRTAKIAAIKNKLRTLEEEGSSVKKQKQIDSSSNNKGLLAKDYEQR from the coding sequence ATGCAGGAAGCTAAATTGGCCAAGGACAAGATGCATGGGAGATTAGCTTGTGGCCGCCCTTTAGTTGTTCGCCTTGCAAGTGAGAAATACTTGGAGGAAGTAGCACAAAATTCTTACAAGGCAGTTGGTGAGATGAACAAAATAGGCATAGCCAGTGGAGCTACTGGGCAGATGAGTCGTACTGCTAAGATAGCTGCGATAAAGAACAAATTGCGAACCTTGGAAGAAGAGGGTTCCAGTGTGAAGAAGCAGAAGCAAATTGATAGTAGCTCTAATAATAAAGGTCTTCTGGCAAAAGACTATGAACAAAGATGA
- the LOC136224863 gene encoding uncharacterized protein gives MASKLSFSPLAVSPVPKPEIQRSQLRSRQYVLPFSPSPAITTPPLHSSSSNNRRQPFLSPHPHPSLLRSVTVRSNLNFPLISPDDRWGIWTSLFATGAFGIWSEKTKIGSTLSGALVSTLVGLAASNLGIIPSESHAYSIVLEFLLPLAVPLLLFRADLRRVIQSTGTLLLAFVLGSVATTIGTLVAFWIVPMRSLGQDSWKIAAALMGRHIGGAVNYVAIANALDVSPSVLASGLAADNVICAVYFTTLFALASKIPAESLASSSDAGIETGSELGNKLPVLQIGTALAVSFAICKAGSYLTKYFGIQGGILPAVTAIVVILATTFPEQFNHLAPSGEAMALILMQVFFAVVGASGNIWSVIQTAPSIFLFALLQIAIHLAVILGLGKLFGIDKKLLLLASNANVGGPTTACGMATAKGWTSLVVPGILAGIFGIAIATFLGLAFGNMVLKFM, from the exons ATGGCATCAAAGCTGTCATTTTCCCCCCTAGCTGTCTCTCCGGTGCCAAAGCCTGAGATTCAACGATCACAGCTTCGTTCCCGCCAATATGTCCTCCCATTCTCACCAAGTCCCGCTATTACCACACCACCACTTCACTCGTCATCGTCTAACAATAGACGCCAACCCTTCCTCTCGCCTCACCCTCACCCTAGTTTGCTCCGATCTGTAACAGTCAGATCCAATTTGAATTTCCCTCTTATTTCTCCCGATGATAGATGGGGCATCTGGACCTCGCTCTTTGCTACAGGCGCTTTTGGTATCTG GTCGGAGAAGACCAAGATTGGAAGTACATTGAGTGGTGCGCTTGTAAGCACTTTAGTTGGACTTGCAGCTAGCAATTTGGGGATAATTCCATCGGAATCTCATGCGTACTCTATTGTTTTAGAGTTTCTGCTTCCTTTAGCTGTTCCTCTGCTGCTGTTCAGAGCGGACTTGCGTCGTGTGATTCAGTCCACTGGGACTCTTCTATTGGCTTTCGTGTTAGGATCAG TTGCAACGACAATTGGAACGCTGGTGGCATTCTGGATTGTCCCAATGCGATCACTTGGTCAGGATAGCTGGAAGATAGCAGCTGCTCTAATGGGTAGACACATTGGGGGAG CTGTCAATTATGTTGCCATTGCCAATGCTCTTGATGTATCTCCATCAGTTTTAGCTTCTGGACTAGCAGCGGATAATGTTATCTGTGCAGTATATTTTACAACATTGTTCGCATTGGCATCTAAAATACCTGCGGAGTCTTTGGCATCATCCAGTG ATGCTGGAATAGAAACTGGGTCTGAGCTTGGCAATAAGCTTCCTGTACTACAGATTGGTACTGCCCTTGCTGTATCTTTTGCTATCTGCAAGGCTGGTTCTTATCTCACAAAATATTTTGGGATTCAAGGAGGTATCCTACCAGCTGTAACAGCGATTGTTGTTATCCTAGCAACTACTTTTCCAGAACAATTTAATCACCTTGCACCATCTGGGGAGGCTATGGCGTTGATACTGATGCAG GTATTTTTCGCAGTGGTGGGTGCGAGTGGAAATATATGGAGTGTGATACAAACAGCGCCGAGCATTTTCTTGTTTGCTCTTCTCCAGATTGCCATTCATCTAGCAGTTATCCTTGGATTAGGAAAGCTATTTGGTATTGACAAGAAGCTATTGCTATTGGCTTCAAATGCTAATGTTGGAGGCCCTACTACAGCTTGTGGAATGGCTACGGCTAAAGGCTGGACTTCTTTGGTTGTTCCTGGCATTCTTGCTGGCATTTTTGGAATCGCAATTGCTACTTTTCTTGGCCTTGCTTTTGGAAATATGGTTTTGAAATTCATGTAA
- the LOC136224845 gene encoding uncharacterized protein isoform X1: MDPIPSGFIDEKAESRLYIGNLDLRITEATLIKMFSPYGKIVSEDFLWHTRGPKRGEPRGFAFVQFSTKEEAKLAKDKMHGRLACGRPLVVRLASEKYLEEVAQNSYKAVGEMNKIGIASGATGQMSRTAKIAAIKNKLRTLEEEGSSVKKQKQIDSSSNNKGLLAKDYEQR, from the exons ATG GATCCTATTCCTAGTGGTTTTATTGATGAGAAGGCCGAAAGTAGACTTTATATTGGTAACCTTGACTTGAGAATAACAGA GGCTACTCTGATTAAGATGTTTTCACCCTATGGCAAGATTGTATCCGAGGACTTCTTATGGCATACTCGAGGACCAAAACGTGGGGAACCACGGGGCTTTGCTTTCGTCCAGTTTAGCACCAAAGAG GAAGCTAAATTGGCCAAGGACAAGATGCATGGGAGATTAGCTTGTGGCCGCCCTTTAGTTGTTCGCCTTGCAAGTGAGAAATACTTGGAGGAAGTAGCACAAAATTCTTACAAGGCAGTTGGTGAGATGAACAAAATAGGCATAGCCAGTGGAGCTACTGGGCAGATGAGTCGTACTGCTAAGATAGCTGCGATAAAGAACAAATTGCGAACCTTGGAAGAAGAGGGTTCCAGTGTGAAGAAGCAGAAGCAAATTGATAGTAGCTCTAATAATAAAGGTCTTCTGGCAAAAGACTATGAACAAAGATGA